A section of the Agarivorans litoreus genome encodes:
- a CDS encoding Do family serine endopeptidase, with protein MSVSTKKFVIVFLSLFFGINTFQAHAALPLSVGGKELPSLAPVLEQATPAVVNISVAGTKVSQQQLPELFKYFFGPGGNPGNTEQERPFQGLGSGVVVDAQKGYVITNYHVIHEADEIVVTLKDGRTFEAEVLGSDRHTDIALLQIEADELVDIKLADSDELRVGDFTVAIGNPFGLGQTVTSGIVSALGRSGLNIENLENFIQTDAAINSGNSGGALINLRGELIGINTAIIAPNGGNIGIGFAIPSNMVRNLADQIIEFGEVRRGVLGVTGGELNSDLAKAFGTDSQHGAFVNQVMQGSAADKAGIEPGDIIIAVDDKKVKSFAELRAKIGTMGAGKTIKIGAIRDGKPISFKVTLQQAEEQNINAKVMHPALEGASLSSTGKDAEVSGVRVNKVARNSKAFANGLEEGDIIIGINKIRITSIADLRALLETKPKVLAVNIQRGDENLYRIIQ; from the coding sequence ATGAGTGTTTCCACTAAGAAATTTGTCATTGTATTTTTGTCACTATTTTTTGGCATTAATACGTTTCAAGCTCACGCAGCGTTGCCGCTCTCAGTTGGCGGTAAAGAACTCCCCAGCTTAGCACCGGTGCTAGAGCAAGCCACTCCTGCCGTTGTTAACATCTCCGTTGCTGGTACCAAAGTCTCTCAGCAACAACTTCCAGAGTTATTTAAATACTTTTTCGGTCCAGGCGGTAATCCAGGTAACACCGAGCAAGAACGTCCCTTCCAAGGCTTAGGTTCAGGGGTAGTTGTTGATGCCCAAAAAGGCTATGTAATCACTAACTACCATGTGATTCACGAAGCTGACGAGATTGTCGTCACCCTAAAGGACGGCCGCACCTTTGAAGCAGAAGTATTAGGCAGTGACCGTCATACCGATATCGCCTTGCTGCAAATAGAGGCCGATGAACTGGTCGATATTAAACTGGCAGATTCTGACGAGCTTCGTGTAGGTGATTTTACTGTTGCGATTGGTAATCCTTTTGGCCTAGGCCAAACCGTAACCTCGGGCATTGTTAGCGCGTTAGGTCGTAGTGGTCTAAACATTGAAAATCTTGAAAACTTTATTCAAACCGATGCTGCGATTAATAGCGGTAACTCTGGTGGGGCCTTAATTAATTTGCGGGGTGAGTTGATCGGCATTAACACTGCGATTATTGCTCCCAATGGCGGCAACATCGGCATTGGTTTTGCTATTCCCAGTAACATGGTGCGCAACTTAGCTGACCAAATCATCGAATTTGGTGAAGTTCGCCGCGGCGTGTTGGGTGTCACAGGTGGTGAATTAAATAGTGATCTAGCCAAAGCCTTTGGTACCGACTCGCAACATGGAGCATTTGTAAATCAGGTAATGCAGGGCTCTGCGGCAGATAAAGCGGGTATTGAGCCGGGTGATATTATCATTGCTGTAGACGATAAAAAGGTGAAAAGCTTTGCTGAACTACGCGCTAAAATTGGCACCATGGGTGCAGGAAAAACCATTAAAATTGGCGCCATTCGCGATGGTAAACCGATTAGTTTTAAAGTGACTTTACAGCAGGCGGAAGAACAAAACATTAATGCTAAAGTCATGCACCCTGCTCTTGAAGGTGCGAGCTTAAGCTCGACAGGTAAAGACGCTGAGGTATCAGGTGTACGAGTAAATAAAGTTGCACGAAACTCTAAAGCCTTTGCCAATGGCTTAGAAGAAGGCGATATCATTATAGGCATCAACAAGATTCGCATCACCAGTATCGCAGATTTACGAGCTCTATTGGAAACCAAGCCAAAAGTACTAGCTGTAAATATTCAACGCGGCGATGAGAACCTCTATCGAATTATTCAATAG
- a CDS encoding YhcB family protein: MSAISSMIFLLIGVAIGFFLSRIASKPVGSDANMKQELEQNKAELNSYKEQVQEHFATSAQLLEDMAKQYQGIYEHMASQSKSLISEDVAQPQLFADYQEKLELDETVESSDAQPKDYSNQPSGLFTEAQRKAS, from the coding sequence ATGAGCGCAATTAGCAGTATGATTTTTCTTCTTATTGGTGTCGCTATTGGCTTCTTCCTTAGTCGTATAGCATCAAAGCCGGTTGGTAGCGATGCCAATATGAAGCAAGAACTCGAACAAAATAAAGCTGAACTAAACAGTTATAAAGAGCAAGTTCAAGAGCATTTTGCTACCAGTGCCCAGTTGCTTGAAGATATGGCCAAGCAATATCAGGGCATCTATGAACATATGGCTAGCCAGTCAAAATCATTAATCAGTGAAGATGTGGCACAGCCGCAACTGTTTGCAGATTATCAAGAGAAATTAGAATTAGACGAAACGGTTGAATCAAGCGACGCGCAACCTAAAGATTATTCTAACCAACCATCTGGTTTATTTACCGAAGCTCAGCGTAAAGCTAGCTAA
- the zapE gene encoding cell division protein ZapE yields the protein MTPQQQYEQDLQAHDFIKDNAQAFAVAQLQRLFEQLNEKPVPAAVPSSFFSKLKSRFFNADASTKTPVKGLYMWGGVGRGKTYLMDTFFNCLPQQRKMRVHFHRFMQRVHQELKSLTAQTNPLEVVADRLYKEAEVICFDEFFVSDITDAMILGTLFEALFERGVTLVATSNIPPEDLYRNGLQRQRFVPTIKLIQQHCQVINVDGGSDYRMRTLHEAEIYHYPLDHQAEQNLAQYFLQLSNEPRQTLGQIEINQRMINFVNEADSVLHVEFSELCEGARSQLDYIELARLYHTVLLSGVVAMGADNDDAARRFIALIDEFYERNVTLIIAADVPLEKLYQGGRLSFEFERCLSRLQEMQSHEYLEKEHLP from the coding sequence ATGACTCCACAGCAACAATACGAGCAAGATCTGCAAGCTCATGATTTTATAAAAGACAATGCTCAGGCATTTGCTGTTGCTCAACTGCAACGGCTATTTGAACAGTTGAATGAAAAGCCCGTTCCTGCTGCTGTTCCCTCATCTTTTTTTTCCAAGTTAAAAAGTCGATTTTTCAACGCAGATGCATCCACTAAGACTCCTGTTAAAGGCCTTTATATGTGGGGAGGAGTTGGCCGAGGAAAAACCTACCTCATGGACACATTTTTTAACTGCTTACCACAGCAACGTAAAATGCGAGTGCATTTCCACCGTTTTATGCAGCGGGTACATCAAGAGTTAAAAAGCTTAACTGCCCAAACCAATCCCTTAGAGGTCGTGGCCGATCGTTTATATAAAGAGGCAGAGGTTATCTGCTTTGATGAGTTTTTTGTCTCAGACATTACCGATGCAATGATTTTAGGAACCTTATTTGAAGCGTTGTTTGAACGGGGAGTCACTCTTGTTGCTACCTCAAACATACCACCTGAAGATTTATACCGTAATGGTTTGCAGCGTCAGCGCTTTGTGCCAACCATAAAATTGATTCAACAACACTGTCAGGTTATTAATGTAGATGGCGGCAGTGATTATCGAATGCGCACGCTTCATGAGGCAGAGATTTATCACTATCCTCTGGACCACCAAGCAGAGCAAAACTTAGCCCAGTACTTTCTACAACTATCTAACGAACCGCGCCAAACACTTGGTCAAATTGAAATTAATCAGCGGATGATTAATTTTGTTAATGAGGCTGATAGCGTATTGCATGTTGAGTTTAGTGAGTTATGCGAAGGGGCAAGGAGTCAGCTGGACTATATTGAATTGGCAAGGCTTTATCACACTGTGTTGTTATCGGGTGTGGTGGCTATGGGGGCTGATAATGATGATGCAGCGCGGCGGTTTATTGCCTTAATTGATGAGTTTTATGAGCGAAATGTTACTTTAATCATTGCTGCGGATGTTCCGTTAGAAAAACTCTATCAAGGTGGGCGATTGAGTTTTGAATTTGAACGCTGTTTGTCTCGCCTGCAAGAAATGCAATCTCACGAGTACTTAGAAAAAGAACACTTGCCTTAA
- the rplM gene encoding 50S ribosomal protein L13, whose product MKTFVAKPDSVKRDWYVVDADGKTLGRIATEIASRLRGKHKAEYTPHVDTGDYIIVINAEKVAVTGNKAKGKIYHSHTGYPGGLKSISFEKLIEKAPERVIQSAVKGMLPKGPLGRAMFRKLKVFAGPEHTHAAQQPQVLDI is encoded by the coding sequence ATGAAAACTTTTGTAGCCAAGCCAGACAGCGTTAAACGCGACTGGTACGTTGTAGATGCAGATGGTAAAACTCTGGGTCGTATCGCAACTGAAATCGCTTCTCGCCTACGCGGTAAGCATAAAGCTGAATATACTCCTCACGTTGATACTGGTGATTACATCATCGTAATTAACGCTGAGAAAGTAGCCGTAACAGGCAACAAAGCGAAAGGTAAAATTTACCACTCGCACACTGGTTACCCAGGTGGCTTAAAATCAATTAGCTTTGAAAAGTTAATCGAAAAAGCTCCTGAGCGTGTTATCCAGTCTGCAGTGAAAGGTATGTTGCCAAAAGGTCCTCTAGGCCGTGCAATGTTCCGTAAACTGAAAGTATTCGCTGGACCTGAGCACACTCATGCGGCTCAGCAACCACAAGTATTAGACATTTAA
- the rpsI gene encoding 30S ribosomal protein S9 — protein MAENQYYGTGRRKSSTARVFLKAGSGNITVNNRTLDVYFGRETARMVVRQPLELTELLEKVDLLVTVKGGGTTGQAGAIRHGITRALMEYDESLRPELRKAGFVTRDARKVERKKVGLRKARRRPQFSKR, from the coding sequence ATGGCTGAGAATCAATACTACGGCACTGGCCGTCGCAAAAGCTCTACTGCTCGCGTATTTTTAAAAGCAGGTAGTGGTAACATCACTGTAAACAACCGTACTTTGGACGTTTACTTTGGCCGTGAAACTGCTCGTATGGTAGTTCGTCAACCACTTGAACTAACTGAATTGTTAGAAAAAGTTGACCTACTAGTTACCGTTAAAGGTGGTGGTACAACTGGTCAAGCTGGTGCTATCCGTCACGGTATCACTCGTGCTCTTATGGAATACGACGAAAGTCTACGTCCTGAGTTACGTAAAGCTGGTTTCGTTACCCGTGATGCGCGTAAAGTTGAGCGTAAGAAAGTTGGTCTACGTAAAGCACGTCGTCGTCCGCAATTCTCTAAACGTTAA
- the petA gene encoding ubiquinol-cytochrome c reductase iron-sulfur subunit — protein MSNAPVDAGRRRFLTWTTAVVGGVGATFAAVPFISSWNPSAKAKAAGAPVEVDISKIEPGQLLRVEWRGKPVWVVNRPQSVLDNLNTIGDKLRDPNSEEPQQPDYTTNVHRSIKPELFVGVGLCTHLGCSPTYLPGSFAEQVQGVEYGFFCPCHGSKFDMAGRVFQSVPAPLNLVVPPHHYVDETTILVGLDQGEA, from the coding sequence ATGAGCAACGCTCCTGTCGATGCTGGCCGCCGTCGCTTCCTAACCTGGACAACAGCTGTTGTCGGTGGTGTAGGAGCAACGTTTGCCGCAGTACCTTTTATCAGTTCATGGAATCCGAGTGCCAAAGCTAAAGCAGCTGGAGCACCGGTAGAAGTGGATATTAGCAAAATAGAACCTGGACAATTACTACGTGTTGAATGGCGTGGTAAACCTGTTTGGGTGGTTAACCGTCCTCAGTCGGTTCTTGATAACTTAAACACCATTGGTGACAAGCTACGAGACCCTAATTCCGAGGAGCCTCAACAACCTGATTATACGACTAACGTACATCGCTCGATCAAACCTGAGCTGTTTGTGGGTGTAGGGCTGTGTACTCATCTAGGTTGTTCACCCACCTATTTACCCGGCAGTTTTGCTGAGCAAGTACAGGGTGTTGAATATGGATTCTTTTGTCCTTGTCATGGTTCAAAGTTTGATATGGCCGGACGAGTGTTCCAAAGTGTACCAGCACCACTAAACTTGGTTGTTCCTCCGCATCACTATGTTGATGAAACCACCATTTTGGTCGGCTTGGATCAGGGAGAGGCATAA
- a CDS encoding cytochrome b, translating to MKALIGWIDERIPLTKTYNKHVGQYPTPKNFNFWYIFGFIAMVVLVNQILTGIWLTMNYNPSGDGAFASIEYIMRDVEYGWLLRYMHSTGASAFFVVIYLHMYRGLIYGSYQKPRELIWLFGMLIFLVLMAEAFMGYLLPWGQMSYWGAQVIISLFGAIPVIGDDLTLWIRGDYVISGATLNRFFALHVIALPLVLVMLVFLHIVALHEVGSNNPDGIEIKANKDENGWPKDGIPFHPYFTVKDLAAIVGFLFFFCWVMFFFPEGGGFFLEPPNFEAANPLKTPEHIAPVWYFTPFYAILRAVPDKLLGVVMMGASIAVLFVLPWLDRCKVKSIRYRSTIHKLNIAQFVICFVILGVLGALPSTDLLTWIARIATVGYFGYFLLLWIYSKNEKTKPVPERVTK from the coding sequence ATGAAGGCACTTATCGGTTGGATCGATGAACGGATCCCGTTGACCAAGACCTACAATAAACACGTGGGCCAATACCCAACACCAAAAAACTTTAACTTTTGGTATATTTTTGGCTTTATTGCCATGGTGGTTTTAGTTAACCAAATCCTTACAGGTATTTGGCTAACGATGAATTACAACCCGTCTGGTGATGGAGCGTTTGCTTCTATTGAATACATCATGCGTGATGTGGAATATGGTTGGCTACTGCGTTACATGCATTCCACCGGGGCGTCAGCCTTTTTTGTGGTGATTTATTTGCACATGTATCGTGGCTTAATTTACGGCTCTTATCAAAAACCTCGTGAACTGATTTGGTTGTTCGGGATGTTAATTTTCTTGGTGTTGATGGCCGAAGCATTCATGGGCTACTTGCTTCCTTGGGGACAAATGTCTTACTGGGGCGCGCAAGTAATTATTTCACTGTTTGGGGCTATCCCGGTAATCGGTGATGACCTAACCCTGTGGATCCGTGGTGACTATGTTATCTCTGGTGCAACCTTAAACCGCTTCTTCGCTTTGCATGTTATTGCATTGCCCTTGGTGTTGGTTATGTTGGTGTTCTTGCACATTGTAGCGTTGCATGAAGTAGGCTCTAACAACCCAGATGGTATTGAGATTAAAGCTAACAAAGATGAAAATGGTTGGCCAAAAGATGGTATTCCATTCCACCCTTATTTCACGGTTAAAGATTTAGCCGCCATCGTTGGTTTCTTGTTCTTCTTCTGTTGGGTGATGTTCTTCTTCCCAGAAGGGGGAGGTTTCTTCTTAGAACCGCCAAACTTTGAAGCAGCTAATCCGCTTAAGACGCCAGAACATATTGCGCCGGTTTGGTATTTCACACCTTTCTATGCAATTTTACGTGCGGTACCCGATAAATTACTAGGTGTAGTTATGATGGGCGCATCTATAGCGGTGTTGTTTGTATTACCGTGGTTAGACCGCTGTAAAGTGAAGTCAATTCGCTACCGTAGTACCATACATAAGCTGAACATTGCTCAGTTTGTTATATGCTTCGTGATCCTAGGGGTGTTGGGTGCCTTACCTTCAACCGACCTATTAACTTGGATCGCACGTATTGCAACAGTTGGTTACTTTGGTTATTTCCTACTACTGTGGATTTACAGTAAAAATGAGAAAACAAAGCCAGTTCCAGAAAGGGTGACCAAATGA
- a CDS encoding cytochrome c1, whose translation MKNIFLAFALLLPSLAFAAGSTVPLDKANYDLSDKASLQNGAKLFMNYCFGCHSTQYQRYNRVAEDLGIPIKLMEENLIFTGVKPGELMQNAIQEKDAAKWFGAPAPDLTLVARVRGADWVYTYLRSFYVDETRPFGVNNKVFPSVGMPHVLQELQGVPNAVYETRMIDGEDQQIYVGIQSDGSGEMSDDEYDHAVLDLVNFLVYSAEPIQLERKRLGYWVLGFLFIFFIISYLLKKEYWRDVH comes from the coding sequence ATGAAAAATATTTTTTTAGCATTCGCGTTGCTGCTTCCTAGCTTGGCGTTTGCCGCTGGTTCGACCGTTCCTTTAGACAAAGCGAACTATGACTTAAGTGATAAAGCTTCGTTACAAAACGGCGCTAAGTTGTTTATGAATTACTGTTTTGGCTGTCATAGTACGCAATACCAGCGTTATAATCGTGTAGCAGAAGATTTAGGTATTCCAATTAAGTTAATGGAAGAAAATTTGATTTTTACCGGGGTAAAGCCAGGTGAATTAATGCAAAATGCCATCCAAGAAAAAGACGCTGCTAAGTGGTTTGGTGCGCCAGCTCCAGATTTAACCTTAGTAGCTCGAGTTCGTGGAGCTGATTGGGTATATACCTACTTACGTTCATTTTATGTTGATGAGACGCGTCCATTTGGGGTGAATAACAAAGTATTCCCAAGTGTTGGTATGCCACATGTATTGCAAGAGTTGCAAGGTGTGCCAAACGCGGTTTATGAAACAAGAATGATTGATGGTGAAGATCAGCAAATCTACGTTGGCATCCAATCAGATGGCAGCGGTGAGATGAGCGATGATGAGTATGACCACGCTGTTTTAGACCTAGTTAACTTTTTAGTTTACTCTGCTGAACCTATTCAGCTAGAGCGTAAACGTCTTGGTTACTGGGTGCTTGGTTTCTTATTCATTTTCTTCATTATTAGTTATCTATTGAAGAAAGAATACTGGCGCGACGTACACTAA
- the sspA gene encoding stringent starvation protein SspA yields MAVAANKRSVMTLYSGANDLYSHQVRIVLAEKGVSVEINQVDPDDLPEDLIDLNPYSSVPTLVDRELVLYQSQIIMEYLDERFPHPPLMPVYPVSRGSSRLMMHRIKNDWYTLVAQIEKGESAEAARKQLTESLLSIAPVFAEMPYFMSEEFSLVDCYLAPLLWRLPTLGIELEGAGSKEIKSYMIRVFDRESFQASLTDAEREIRDGFLG; encoded by the coding sequence ATGGCTGTAGCTGCCAACAAGCGTTCGGTAATGACGCTATACTCTGGTGCTAACGACTTATATAGTCATCAGGTACGTATCGTTTTGGCTGAGAAAGGCGTCAGCGTAGAAATTAATCAGGTCGATCCGGACGACTTACCGGAAGACTTAATTGATTTGAATCCGTACAGCTCTGTTCCAACCTTAGTTGATCGCGAATTGGTGTTGTACCAATCGCAGATCATCATGGAATATTTAGATGAGCGTTTTCCTCACCCACCGCTAATGCCGGTTTACCCTGTGTCGCGTGGTTCAAGCCGCCTTATGATGCACCGCATCAAAAACGACTGGTACACCTTGGTTGCGCAAATTGAAAAAGGTGAGAGCGCCGAGGCTGCACGTAAGCAATTAACAGAAAGCCTATTAAGTATTGCACCGGTTTTTGCTGAAATGCCTTACTTTATGAGTGAAGAATTCAGCTTAGTAGATTGCTACTTAGCACCACTACTGTGGCGTTTACCTACTTTGGGCATCGAGCTTGAAGGTGCGGGTTCTAAAGAAATTAAATCTTACATGATCCGTGTATTCGATCGTGAATCTTTCCAAGCTTCACTGACCGATGCAGAGCGTGAAATTCGCGATGGATTTTTAGGTTAA
- a CDS encoding ClpXP protease specificity-enhancing factor, with amino-acid sequence MTPNRPYLLKAFFDWLLDNELTPHLVVDATQANVTVPSQFVNDGQIVLNIAPSAIAAFNMDLQHVSFSARFGGKPFQVYVPMAAVVAIYARENGAGTVFEPEAAYEQVEELESQPEESAVKEDTPKKPTLTIVK; translated from the coding sequence ATGACCCCAAATAGGCCTTATTTGCTTAAGGCTTTTTTTGATTGGTTGTTAGACAACGAGTTGACTCCCCACTTGGTGGTAGATGCTACCCAAGCAAACGTGACCGTGCCCAGCCAATTTGTTAATGATGGACAGATTGTGTTAAACATTGCTCCGTCGGCGATTGCGGCCTTTAATATGGACTTACAGCATGTAAGCTTTAGCGCACGCTTTGGTGGTAAGCCATTTCAGGTGTATGTGCCTATGGCAGCCGTTGTCGCCATTTATGCACGAGAAAATGGTGCAGGTACCGTATTTGAGCCAGAAGCTGCTTACGAGCAAGTGGAAGAGCTTGAGAGTCAGCCTGAAGAGTCTGCGGTTAAAGAGGATACTCCGAAGAAGCCGACACTCACCATCGTGAAATAA
- the dolP gene encoding division/outer membrane stress-associated lipid-binding lipoprotein — translation MLRIITVVVLAGLLQACAGAVVVGAGVAAGAATDRRTIGTQFDDQTIELQVLNQLGKEENIWRESKLSVVALNGRVLVIGQTPNQEYFNKITQVVREVSGVQQVLNEVRIKTPVSLGVRSNDSWITTKIKFKIYEDSKLPPGKIKVITEDSEVFLIGFVTAEEERLAIDIARHETGVAKVIKVFELIEAS, via the coding sequence ATGTTACGTATCATCACCGTTGTTGTTTTGGCAGGGCTACTACAAGCCTGTGCTGGAGCAGTTGTAGTGGGTGCCGGAGTAGCAGCAGGTGCAGCAACAGATAGGCGCACCATAGGTACTCAATTTGATGACCAGACTATAGAACTACAAGTATTAAACCAACTAGGTAAAGAAGAAAATATTTGGCGCGAAAGTAAATTATCAGTGGTTGCACTTAACGGCAGGGTACTGGTTATTGGCCAAACTCCGAACCAAGAATATTTCAACAAAATAACTCAAGTTGTCCGCGAAGTAAGTGGTGTGCAACAAGTGCTTAACGAAGTACGCATCAAAACACCAGTATCTTTAGGTGTACGTAGCAATGACTCTTGGATTACCACCAAAATCAAATTTAAGATATACGAAGACAGCAAGCTTCCACCTGGTAAGATAAAAGTCATTACCGAAGACAGTGAAGTGTTTCTTATTGGGTTTGTTACCGCAGAAGAAGAACGCTTAGCGATTGATATTGCCCGCCACGAGACTGGCGTAGCCAAAGTGATTAAAGTATTTGAGCTGATAGAAGCCAGCTAG
- a CDS encoding D-sedoheptulose-7-phosphate isomerase, with amino-acid sequence MQERIKEIFRESIQTKIAAAEALPDAIEKATVIIAQALLNGNKLLIAGNSAGAALAQQFSANLVNRFDTERPSLPALALSTDSSVLSAIANDYSFDEVFAKQIRALGQQGDVLVAISDSGNCRNVIKAMEAAVNRDMTIIALTGKDGGEMAGLLSEQDVEIRVPGEQSVRINEVHLLALNSLCDLVDRTLFPQQED; translated from the coding sequence ATGCAAGAACGAATCAAAGAAATATTTAGAGAAAGCATACAAACCAAGATTGCCGCTGCAGAAGCACTACCCGATGCGATTGAAAAAGCCACGGTGATTATTGCCCAAGCCTTGCTTAACGGAAATAAATTGCTTATTGCGGGCAATAGCGCAGGAGCAGCGCTTGCTCAGCAGTTTTCAGCTAACTTGGTTAACCGTTTTGATACCGAGCGCCCTAGCCTTCCAGCTTTGGCACTTAGCACCGACAGCTCAGTGCTAAGTGCCATTGCGAATGATTACTCCTTTGACGAAGTATTTGCCAAGCAAATTCGCGCATTAGGCCAGCAAGGCGATGTACTAGTTGCCATCTCTGACTCAGGTAACTGTCGTAACGTAATTAAAGCCATGGAAGCGGCGGTAAATCGCGACATGACAATTATTGCGCTAACCGGAAAAGATGGCGGTGAAATGGCTGGTCTGCTTAGCGAGCAAGATGTTGAAATTAGAGTGCCAGGTGAACAGAGCGTACGCATTAACGAAGTACACCTACTGGCCTTAAACAGTTTATGTGATTTAGTAGACCGTACGTTGTTTCCCCAACAGGAGGATTAA
- a CDS encoding YraN family protein yields MNKGQAAEQQAANYLSKQGLQLIEQNYHCRRGEIDLICKQGDTWVFVEVKYRKSLSHGGAAAAVDQHKMQRILLSAQHYLQQKKLNQFDTAMRFDVVAIQEQAPYLEWFQNAFGE; encoded by the coding sequence TTGAATAAAGGGCAAGCTGCAGAGCAGCAGGCGGCCAACTATTTAAGTAAACAAGGTTTACAGCTGATTGAGCAAAACTACCACTGCCGCCGTGGCGAAATAGACTTAATTTGTAAACAGGGCGATACCTGGGTTTTTGTGGAAGTAAAATACCGCAAAAGCCTTAGCCATGGCGGAGCAGCTGCTGCGGTCGACCAACACAAAATGCAGCGTATACTGCTGAGCGCACAACACTATTTACAACAAAAAAAATTGAATCAATTTGATACTGCAATGCGTTTTGATGTTGTTGCTATTCAAGAGCAGGCACCTTACCTAGAATGGTTTCAGAACGCGTTTGGGGAATAA